One window from the genome of Terrimicrobium sacchariphilum encodes:
- a CDS encoding GntR family transcriptional regulator, whose translation MSASSRVTDLLRHKALSQAPGEKLPSVRALMNRYDTSLHSINQALRQLEAEGLITTKKGSGIFINPQKGVRYIELHRPQYPSPTMDVKEISLDRAVSQAGWKLVIKRQPVNGDDPDIRPHVRTCAHVVMPTIIESNPGFFKEITSQSSPILAYGRSAGPFQLDYVTGDDHRYMSLLVKHLLSLGHRHLALLENEPPFFSILQRSEIFLNLVDLFDLPKPVIIPCHTERGESSLHRAYAGLKEYLSANKGKPGFTALISASSAGVIGALRAFHESDIRVPKDCSLASFGLEASNALIVPSVTEVGVADDHWGEGAVQVLAQRFADPEAAPIGLKLTPELFVRESTAPPPR comes from the coding sequence ATGAGCGCTTCTTCCCGAGTCACCGATTTACTCCGTCATAAAGCCCTTTCTCAGGCACCAGGAGAAAAGTTGCCCTCAGTGAGAGCGTTGATGAACCGATACGACACCAGCCTGCATTCCATCAATCAGGCCCTGCGTCAACTCGAGGCAGAGGGTTTGATCACGACCAAAAAAGGCAGCGGCATCTTTATCAATCCCCAGAAGGGCGTGCGCTACATCGAGCTTCATCGCCCGCAATACCCCTCGCCCACGATGGACGTGAAGGAGATTTCGCTCGATCGGGCCGTCTCCCAGGCGGGATGGAAGTTGGTCATCAAGAGACAACCGGTGAACGGCGACGATCCGGATATCCGCCCTCATGTCAGGACCTGCGCCCATGTGGTCATGCCGACGATCATTGAGTCCAATCCCGGCTTCTTCAAAGAGATCACCTCCCAATCCTCCCCGATCCTGGCTTATGGCCGCTCCGCCGGACCGTTCCAACTCGACTATGTCACCGGGGACGATCACCGGTACATGAGTCTGCTGGTGAAGCACCTTTTAAGCCTGGGTCATCGCCACCTGGCCCTGCTGGAGAACGAACCTCCGTTTTTCTCGATCCTGCAAAGGAGTGAGATTTTCCTGAACCTCGTGGACCTCTTCGATCTTCCAAAACCCGTCATCATCCCCTGCCACACCGAGCGAGGAGAGAGCAGCCTCCATCGAGCCTATGCGGGCTTGAAAGAGTACCTTTCTGCGAATAAGGGAAAACCAGGTTTCACCGCCCTGATCAGCGCCAGTTCTGCAGGGGTAATCGGGGCGCTAAGGGCATTTCACGAGTCTGACATTCGCGTGCCCAAGGATTGCAGCCTGGCCTCGTTCGGGTTGGAGGCCAGCAACGCGCTAATTGTCCCGTCCGTTACCGAGGTCGGCGTAGCCGACGACCACTGGGGAGAGGGAGCTGTACAAGTGCTGGCACAACGCTTCGCAGATCCCGAGGCAGCGCCGATCGGGCTCAAGCTGACTCCCGAGCTTTTCGTTCGCGAATCGACCGCTCCTCCGCCACGCTGA
- the lpxA gene encoding acyl-ACP--UDP-N-acetylglucosamine O-acyltransferase — protein MAGIHPTAIIDASAQIGAGVEIGPYCVIGADVTLGDECVLANHVTIAGPTTIGARNRFYPYTSIGQRSQDLKYAGEPTYLEIGNDNSFREFCTVNRGTAPGSKTVVGSHNNFLAYAHVAHDCTVGDHVIFSNNGTLAGHVIVEDHVVIGGLSGVHQFCRIGRHAIVGGCTKIVQDVAPYMIADGNPAELRGINQVGMERREFAAEEIRTLREAFRLLCRSNLNVKQACESIREQLPTNSHLEHLLSFIEASKRGIVR, from the coding sequence ATGGCCGGCATTCATCCGACCGCAATCATTGACGCCTCGGCCCAGATCGGCGCCGGGGTGGAGATCGGGCCGTATTGTGTCATTGGCGCAGACGTGACGCTAGGTGATGAATGTGTGCTGGCAAATCATGTCACCATCGCGGGGCCGACGACCATTGGGGCGCGCAATCGCTTTTACCCCTACACGTCGATCGGTCAGCGCAGCCAGGATCTGAAGTACGCGGGCGAGCCAACCTATCTCGAGATCGGCAACGACAATTCGTTTCGCGAATTTTGCACCGTCAACCGCGGCACTGCGCCCGGCAGCAAGACGGTCGTGGGCAGTCACAATAACTTCCTCGCCTACGCGCATGTCGCACACGACTGCACGGTGGGGGATCACGTGATTTTCTCAAACAACGGCACCCTCGCCGGGCATGTCATCGTCGAGGATCATGTCGTTATCGGCGGCCTCAGCGGAGTGCATCAGTTTTGCCGCATTGGTCGTCACGCCATCGTCGGAGGATGCACGAAGATCGTGCAAGATGTCGCCCCGTACATGATTGCCGATGGCAACCCGGCGGAACTTCGTGGGATCAATCAGGTCGGGATGGAGCGACGCGAGTTCGCGGCGGAGGAGATTCGCACCCTGCGCGAGGCTTTCCGTCTGTTGTGCCGCTCGAATCTCAACGTGAAGCAGGCCTGCGAGTCCATTCGCGAGCAGCTTCCGACGAACTCCCATCTCGAGCACCTGCTGAGCTTCATCGAAGCGAGCAAGCGCGGTATCGTTCGCTAA